The Lycium barbarum isolate Lr01 chromosome 12, ASM1917538v2, whole genome shotgun sequence genome includes a region encoding these proteins:
- the LOC132623701 gene encoding uncharacterized protein LOC132623701 isoform X2: protein MPPKKATAAQKAKSVAVGETSRVQRTTRAQVYIAPETLPQTEGSSTPPLVEEIGAAVAADRGTAPLPAPAVPVPEPPAPRPGTEDQSMREAVQLLTRLVAGQVQGHGLGGDRAVRRDSSRAREFLTCNPPEFFGTKPEEDPEEFIRKMRRTLDLINASETESVALASYRLYDVAANWYESWGLSRGDGAPPAVWGDFSQAFLGHFLPPELRRARSDRFLLLRQKGRSIRDYSLEFDSLARYAPTVVATMADRMHRYIMGLDRYFVDSCLVLAAQPGMDIARIQAHAQGMEDRGRGGHQPDRGQDRRQPKRARSSGDFRGRQPQQPSRFSSQPAQNAPPQPAGRRFDSPGYSGAGQSSRASGSRTDKGSGQMRPPRVQCSFCGIYHTGECYRATGACFSCGRQGHSVRDCPYKGSSGGAAQPTGSAAGSSSSSVAMRPTGQGISAPAGRGRGRGGASGISGPSNRIYALASRQDQEASPNVVTGTLLVFSRSVYALIDPGSTLSYISPLVAGRIGIMSEPIEPFEVATPIGDFIVAKQVYKDCSVIVCGRDTKADLVELDMTEFDVIMGMDWLASCYANVDCQNKVIRFQFPGEPVLDWAGNTASPKGKFISYLKAKKMIRKGYIYHLVRVQDLDAETPTLQSVPVVNEFPDVFPDELPGLPPEREIDFSIDLLPDTQPISIPPYRMAPAELKELKEQLKDLLDKGFIRPSTSPWGAPVLFVRKKDGSLRMCIDYRQLNKVTIKNKYPLPRIDDLFDQLQGAKCFSKIDLRSSYHQVRVREADIPKTAFRTRYGHYEFRVMSFGLTNAPAVFMDLMNRVFRPFLDMFVIVFIDDILVYSRSEAEHADHLRSVLGVLRHKKLYAKFSKCEFWLSSVAFLGHVIAADGVRVDTQKIEAMKNWPRPTTPTEVRSFLGLAGYYRRFVEKFASISAPLTRLTQKGAKFLWSDACERSFQLLKEKLTTAPVLTLPEGPDGYAIYCDASGMGLGCVLMQHGRVIAYASRQLKKHEKNYPTHDLELAAAQYIKDTYTFGSSF, encoded by the exons atgcctccaaaaaaagcgacagcggcccaaaaggccaagtcagttgccgtaggagagactagccgggtccagaggactaccagggcccaggtatatattgctccggagactttgccccagacagagggttcttctacaccgccacttgtggaggagattggggcagccgtagctgcagatcgggggacggctccactgccagctcctgcagttccagtacctgagcctccagctccacggccaggcactgaggatcagtctatgagggaggcagtccagttgctgactagacttgtggcagggcaggttcaggggcatggactgggaggtgaccgggcagtcaggcgtgatagttcgagagcccgtgagtttttgacttgtaaccctccagagttcttcgggacaaagcccgaggaggatcctgaggagtttattaggaagatgcgacgcactctagatttgattaatgcttccgagacagagtcagtcgcgttagcttcgtaccggttatatgatgtggcggcaaactggtacgagtcatgggggctatccaggggggacggcgctcctccagcagtttggggcgatttttctcaggcatttcttggacactttctgcccccagagttgcgacgagccagatctgatagattcttattattgaggcagaagggtcgcagtattcgggactatagtttggagtttgattccttggcccgatatgcacctactgtggtggctactatggcggaccggatgcatagatatattatggggctggatcggtattttgttgatagctgcttagtattggctgctcagcccggtatggacattgcccgtatccaggcccatgcccagggcatggaggatcggggcagaggaggacaccagcctgacaggggccaggatcggagacagcccaagagggccaggtcatctggagactttcggggcagacagccgcagcagcctagcagattttcatctcagccggcgcagaacgcgcctccccagcctgcaggtcgcagattcgatagcccagggtattcaggagcaggccagagctccagggcttcaggttcgcggacagataagggttctggtcagatgaggccacccagggttcagtgttctttttgcggcataTACCATAcaggagagtgctacagagccaccggtgcatgcttttcttgtggccgtcagggccattctgtgagagattgcccgtataagggtagttcgggtggtgcagcgcagcctaccggatcagctgctgggtcttcatcttcgtcagtggctatgcgccctacggggcagggtatttcggcaccagcgggtcgcggcagaggccgtggtggagcttctggtattagcggtccttcgaaccgtatttatgctttggccagccgccaggatcaggaggcatctcctaatgtcgttacaggtactttattggtcttctctcggtctgtgtatgcattaattgatccaggttcaactttatcatatatttcacctcttgttgccggtagaattggtattatgtctgaacctatagagccatttgaggtagccacaccgataggggactttattgtagcgaaacaggtttataaagactgttctgtgattgtatgtggccgtgatactaaggcagatctggtagagttagatatgactgaatttgatgttattatgggtatggactggctagcttcctgttatgctaatgttgactgccagaataaggtgattcgcttccagtttcccggggagccagttttagattgggctggaaatacagcatcgccgaaaggtaagtttatttcataccttaaggcaaagaaaatgattagaaagggttatatctatcatctggtacgggtgcaagacttggacgcagagacgccgacacttcagtcagtccccgtggttaatgagtttccagatgttttccccgacgagcttccaggtcttcctccagagcgggagatagatttctctattgatttactcccagacactcagcctatctctattcctccgtatagaatggcgcctgcagaattaaaggagttgaaggagcagctgaaagatttgttggataagggcttcatcagacccagtacttcgccttggggagccccggtattatttgtgcgtaagaaggacgggtcgctgcgtatgtgtattgattatcggcagctgaataaggtaactataaagaataaataccccctccccaggattgatgatttgtttgatcagctgcagggcgctaagtgtttttcgaagatagatcttcgatccagttaccaccaggtgcgagtacgagaggccgatatccctaagacagctttccggacccgatatgggcattacgagttcagggttatgtcttttgggcttactaatgcccccgcagtattcatggatttgatgaaccgggtattcaggccattcttggatatgtttgtaattgtattcattgatgatatcctggtttattctcggtctgaggcggagcacgcagatcatctgagatcggtattaggggtactccggcataagaaattatatgcgaaattttctaagtgtgaattctggctgtcttcagtggctttcttggggcatgttattgcagctgatggtgtccgggtggacacacagaagattgaggccatgaagaattggcccagacctacgacgcccacagaggtacgcagtttcctggggttagcaggctattacaggagatttgtggagaagtttgcttcgatttcagcgcctttgacaaggctgactcagaagggagctaagttcctgtggtctgacgcttgtgaacggagcttccagttgctgaaggagaagctgactacagctccagttctgactcttccagagggaccggacgggtatgctatttattgtgacgcttctggcatggggttgggctgtgtattgatgcagcatggcagagttatagcgtatgcttcccggcagctcaagaagcatgagaagaattatcctacccacgatctagagctcgcagcg gctcaatacatcaaggatacgtatacgttcggatcgtcattttag
- the LOC132623701 gene encoding uncharacterized protein LOC132623701 isoform X1, giving the protein MPPKKATAAQKAKSVAVGETSRVQRTTRAQVYIAPETLPQTEGSSTPPLVEEIGAAVAADRGTAPLPAPAVPVPEPPAPRPGTEDQSMREAVQLLTRLVAGQVQGHGLGGDRAVRRDSSRAREFLTCNPPEFFGTKPEEDPEEFIRKMRRTLDLINASETESVALASYRLYDVAANWYESWGLSRGDGAPPAVWGDFSQAFLGHFLPPELRRARSDRFLLLRQKGRSIRDYSLEFDSLARYAPTVVATMADRMHRYIMGLDRYFVDSCLVLAAQPGMDIARIQAHAQGMEDRGRGGHQPDRGQDRRQPKRARSSGDFRGRQPQQPSRFSSQPAQNAPPQPAGRRFDSPGYSGAGQSSRASGSRTDKGSGQMRPPRVQCSFCGIYHTGECYRATGACFSCGRQGHSVRDCPYKGSSGGAAQPTGSAAGSSSSSVAMRPTGQGISAPAGRGRGRGGASGISGPSNRIYALASRQDQEASPNVVTGTLLVFSRSVYALIDPGSTLSYISPLVAGRIGIMSEPIEPFEVATPIGDFIVAKQVYKDCSVIVCGRDTKADLVELDMTEFDVIMGMDWLASCYANVDCQNKVIRFQFPGEPVLDWAGNTASPKGKFISYLKAKKMIRKGYIYHLVRVQDLDAETPTLQSVPVVNEFPDVFPDELPGLPPEREIDFSIDLLPDTQPISIPPYRMAPAELKELKEQLKDLLDKGFIRPSTSPWGAPVLFVRKKDGSLRMCIDYRQLNKVTIKNKYPLPRIDDLFDQLQGAKCFSKIDLRSSYHQVRVREADIPKTAFRTRYGHYEFRVMSFGLTNAPAVFMDLMNRVFRPFLDMFVIVFIDDILVYSRSEAEHADHLRSVLGVLRHKKLYAKFSKCEFWLSSVAFLGHVIAADGVRVDTQKIEAMKNWPRPTTPTEVRSFLGLAGYYRRFVEKFASISAPLTRLTQKGAKFLWSDACERSFQLLKEKLTTAPVLTLPEGPDGYAIYCDASGMGLGCVLMQHGRVIAYASRQLKKHEKNYPTHDLELAAVIYQLYFLQHLVCFCIL; this is encoded by the coding sequence atgcctccaaaaaaagcgacagcggcccaaaaggccaagtcagttgccgtaggagagactagccgggtccagaggactaccagggcccaggtatatattgctccggagactttgccccagacagagggttcttctacaccgccacttgtggaggagattggggcagccgtagctgcagatcgggggacggctccactgccagctcctgcagttccagtacctgagcctccagctccacggccaggcactgaggatcagtctatgagggaggcagtccagttgctgactagacttgtggcagggcaggttcaggggcatggactgggaggtgaccgggcagtcaggcgtgatagttcgagagcccgtgagtttttgacttgtaaccctccagagttcttcgggacaaagcccgaggaggatcctgaggagtttattaggaagatgcgacgcactctagatttgattaatgcttccgagacagagtcagtcgcgttagcttcgtaccggttatatgatgtggcggcaaactggtacgagtcatgggggctatccaggggggacggcgctcctccagcagtttggggcgatttttctcaggcatttcttggacactttctgcccccagagttgcgacgagccagatctgatagattcttattattgaggcagaagggtcgcagtattcgggactatagtttggagtttgattccttggcccgatatgcacctactgtggtggctactatggcggaccggatgcatagatatattatggggctggatcggtattttgttgatagctgcttagtattggctgctcagcccggtatggacattgcccgtatccaggcccatgcccagggcatggaggatcggggcagaggaggacaccagcctgacaggggccaggatcggagacagcccaagagggccaggtcatctggagactttcggggcagacagccgcagcagcctagcagattttcatctcagccggcgcagaacgcgcctccccagcctgcaggtcgcagattcgatagcccagggtattcaggagcaggccagagctccagggcttcaggttcgcggacagataagggttctggtcagatgaggccacccagggttcagtgttctttttgcggcataTACCATAcaggagagtgctacagagccaccggtgcatgcttttcttgtggccgtcagggccattctgtgagagattgcccgtataagggtagttcgggtggtgcagcgcagcctaccggatcagctgctgggtcttcatcttcgtcagtggctatgcgccctacggggcagggtatttcggcaccagcgggtcgcggcagaggccgtggtggagcttctggtattagcggtccttcgaaccgtatttatgctttggccagccgccaggatcaggaggcatctcctaatgtcgttacaggtactttattggtcttctctcggtctgtgtatgcattaattgatccaggttcaactttatcatatatttcacctcttgttgccggtagaattggtattatgtctgaacctatagagccatttgaggtagccacaccgataggggactttattgtagcgaaacaggtttataaagactgttctgtgattgtatgtggccgtgatactaaggcagatctggtagagttagatatgactgaatttgatgttattatgggtatggactggctagcttcctgttatgctaatgttgactgccagaataaggtgattcgcttccagtttcccggggagccagttttagattgggctggaaatacagcatcgccgaaaggtaagtttatttcataccttaaggcaaagaaaatgattagaaagggttatatctatcatctggtacgggtgcaagacttggacgcagagacgccgacacttcagtcagtccccgtggttaatgagtttccagatgttttccccgacgagcttccaggtcttcctccagagcgggagatagatttctctattgatttactcccagacactcagcctatctctattcctccgtatagaatggcgcctgcagaattaaaggagttgaaggagcagctgaaagatttgttggataagggcttcatcagacccagtacttcgccttggggagccccggtattatttgtgcgtaagaaggacgggtcgctgcgtatgtgtattgattatcggcagctgaataaggtaactataaagaataaataccccctccccaggattgatgatttgtttgatcagctgcagggcgctaagtgtttttcgaagatagatcttcgatccagttaccaccaggtgcgagtacgagaggccgatatccctaagacagctttccggacccgatatgggcattacgagttcagggttatgtcttttgggcttactaatgcccccgcagtattcatggatttgatgaaccgggtattcaggccattcttggatatgtttgtaattgtattcattgatgatatcctggtttattctcggtctgaggcggagcacgcagatcatctgagatcggtattaggggtactccggcataagaaattatatgcgaaattttctaagtgtgaattctggctgtcttcagtggctttcttggggcatgttattgcagctgatggtgtccgggtggacacacagaagattgaggccatgaagaattggcccagacctacgacgcccacagaggtacgcagtttcctggggttagcaggctattacaggagatttgtggagaagtttgcttcgatttcagcgcctttgacaaggctgactcagaagggagctaagttcctgtggtctgacgcttgtgaacggagcttccagttgctgaaggagaagctgactacagctccagttctgactcttccagagggaccggacgggtatgctatttattgtgacgcttctggcatggggttgggctgtgtattgatgcagcatggcagagttatagcgtatgcttcccggcagctcaagaagcatgagaagaattatcctacccacgatctagagctcgcagcggtaatttaccaactttattttttgcaacacttagtgtgtttttgtatactttga